A single window of Arvicola amphibius chromosome 15, mArvAmp1.2, whole genome shotgun sequence DNA harbors:
- the Esrp2 gene encoding epithelial splicing regulatory protein 2 isoform X2, with product MTPPPPPPPPPGPDPAVDSATDPCPGSQSLVVLFGATAGALGPDLGSDETDLILLVWQVVEPRSRQVGTLHKSLVRAEAAALSPQCREASGLSADSLARAESLDKVLQQFSQLVSRDVALLGGGPCVLCTDGQQLLRQVLHPEASRKNLVLPDTFFSFYDLRREFHMQHPSACPARDLTVGTMAQDLGLETDATEDDFGVWEVKTMVAVILHLLEGPNGQLFSKPEVVKQKYETGPCKADVVDNETVVRARGLPWQSSDQDVARFFKGLNIARGGVALCLNAQGRRNGEALIRFVDSEQRDLALQRHKHHMGVRYIEVYKATGEEFVKIAGGTSLEVARFLSQEDQVILRLRGLPFSAGPTDVLGFLGPECPVTGGADGLLFVRHPDGRPTGDAFALFACEEQAQAALRRHKGMLGKRYIELFRSTAAEVQQVLNRYATSPLLPTLTAPLLPIPFPLAGGTGRDCVRLRGLPYTATIEDILSFLGEAAADIRPHGVHMVLNQQGRPSGDAFIQMMSSERALAAAQRCHKKVMKERYVEVVPCSTEEMSRVLMGGSLSRSGMSPPPCKLPCLSPPTYATFQATPALIPTETTALYPSSALLPAARVPAVPAPLAYYPGPATQLYMNYTAYYPSPPVSPTTVGYLTTPPTALASTPTSMLSQPGALVRMQGVPYTAGMKDLLSVFQAYQLAPDDYTTLMPVGDPPRTVLQAPKEWVCL from the exons ATGACTCCACCGCCGCCTCCGCCCCCACCCCCGGGCCCAGATCCCGCAGTAGACTCCGCCACAGACCCCTGCCCAGGGTCCCAGTCGCTGGTCGTTTTGTTCGGGGCCACGGCTGGTGCGCTGGGGCCGGACCTAGGCTCGGACGAGACCGACTTAATCCTCCTAGTCTGGCAAGTGGTGGAGCCGCGCAGCCGACAG GTGGGGACGCTACACAAGTCGCTAGTTCGCGCTGAGGCAGCTGCCCTGAGTCCACAGTGCCGCGAGGCGAGCGGCCTCAGCGCAGACAGCCTAGCGCGGGCGGAGTCCCTGGACAAGGTGCTGCAGCAG TTCTCACAGCTGGTGAGCAGGGATGTGGCTCTGCTGGGCGGGGGCCCCTGCGTGCTCTGCACTGATGGGCAGCAGCTGTTGCGACAGGTTCTGCACCCTGAGGCCTCCAGGAAG AACCTGGTGCTCCCAGAcaccttcttctccttctacgaCCTCCGCAGAGAGTTTCATATGCAGCATCCAAGCGCTTGCCCCGCCAGAGACCTCACAGTGGGAACCATGGCACAGG ACTTGGGACTAGAAACAGATGCAACAGAAGATGACTTTGGGGTCTGGGAGGTGAAGACCATGGTAGCTGTTATTCTCCACCTACTTGAAGGGCCCAATG GTCAGTTGTTTTCGAAGCCAGAGGTGGTAAAGCAGAAATATGAAACGGGGCCTTG CAAGGCTGATGTGGTGGACAATGAGACTGTAGTACGGGCCCGTGGGTTGCCCTGGCAGTCATCAGACCAGGATGTGGCTCGATTCTTCAAAGGGCTCAACATTGCCAG GGGTGGTGTAGCGCTCTGTCTCAACGCCCAGGGCCGCAGAAATGGCGAGGCTCTCATCCGATTCGTGGACAGCGAGCAGCGGGACCTAGCGCTGCAGAGACACAAGCACCACATGGGTGTCCGCTATATTGAG GTATATAAAGCCACAGGGGAGGAATTCGTAAAGATCGCAGGGG GCACATCACTAGAGGTGGCCCGCTTCCTGTCCCAGGAAGACCAGGTGATCCTGAGGCTACGCGGACTCCCTTTTTCAGCCGGGCCAACAGATGTCCTAGGCTTCCTGGGGCCAGAGTGCCCAGTGACTGGGGGTGCTGATGGGCTACTCTTTGTGCGCCACCCTGATGGCAGGCCGACTGGAGATGCCTTTGCTCTCTTTGCCTGTGAGGAACAGGCACAGGCTGCTCTGCGCAGGCACAAAGGCATGCTGGGTAAGCGATACATCGAACTCTTCAGGAGCACTGCCGCTGAGGTTCAGCAG GTCCTAAACCGCTATGCAACCAGTCCACTCCTTCCCACACTGACTGCTCCACTGCTGCCCATTCCCTTTCCACTGGCAGGAGGGACCGGAAGGGACTGTGTACGCCTCCGAGGCCTGCCCTACACAGCCACCATTGAAGACATTTTGAGTTTTCTAGGAGAGGCAGCAGCTGACATTCGGCCTCACGGTGTGCATATGGTGCTCAACCAGCAG GGCCGGCCGTCTGGTGATGCCTTCATCCAGATGATGTCATCGGAGCGTGCTCTGGCGGCTGCCCAGCGTTGCCACAAGAAGGTGATGAAAGAACGCTACGTGGAAGTAGTCCCTTGTTCCACAGAGGAGATGAGTCGTGTGCTGATGGGGGGTTCCTTGAGCCGCAGCGGCATGTCCCCTCCACCCTGCAAACTGCCCT GCCTCTCACCACCTACCTACGCCACCTTCCAAGCCACCCCAGCCCTCATTCCCACAGAGACAACAGCACTGTATCCTTCATCTGCACTGCTTCCAGCTGCCAGGGTACCTGCTGTCCCTGCTCCTCTTGCCTACTACCCAGGGCCGGCCACTCAACTGTACATGAACTACACAGCCTACTACCCCAG CCCCCCAGTTTCTCCCACTACTGTGGGCTACCTCACCACACCTCCTACTGCCTTGGCCTCTACTCCCACTTCAATGTTGTCACAGCCAGGAGCCCTGGTCCGAATGCAGGGGGTCCCATATACGGCTGGTATGAAGGATCTCCTCAGTGTTTTCCAAGCCTACCAG CTGGCCCCTGATGACTACACCACTCTGATGCCTGTTGGTGACCCGCCTCGCACTGTGTTACAAGCCCCCAAGGAGTGGGTGTGTTTGTAG
- the Esrp2 gene encoding epithelial splicing regulatory protein 2 isoform X1, which translates to MTPPPPPPPPPGPDPAVDSATDPCPGSQSLVVLFGATAGALGPDLGSDETDLILLVWQVVEPRSRQVGTLHKSLVRAEAAALSPQCREASGLSADSLARAESLDKVLQQFSQLVSRDVALLGGGPCVLCTDGQQLLRQVLHPEASRKNLVLPDTFFSFYDLRREFHMQHPSACPARDLTVGTMAQDLGLETDATEDDFGVWEVKTMVAVILHLLEGPNGQLFSKPEVVKQKYETGPCSKADVVDNETVVRARGLPWQSSDQDVARFFKGLNIARGGVALCLNAQGRRNGEALIRFVDSEQRDLALQRHKHHMGVRYIEVYKATGEEFVKIAGGTSLEVARFLSQEDQVILRLRGLPFSAGPTDVLGFLGPECPVTGGADGLLFVRHPDGRPTGDAFALFACEEQAQAALRRHKGMLGKRYIELFRSTAAEVQQVLNRYATSPLLPTLTAPLLPIPFPLAGGTGRDCVRLRGLPYTATIEDILSFLGEAAADIRPHGVHMVLNQQGRPSGDAFIQMMSSERALAAAQRCHKKVMKERYVEVVPCSTEEMSRVLMGGSLSRSGMSPPPCKLPCLSPPTYATFQATPALIPTETTALYPSSALLPAARVPAVPAPLAYYPGPATQLYMNYTAYYPSPPVSPTTVGYLTTPPTALASTPTSMLSQPGALVRMQGVPYTAGMKDLLSVFQAYQLAPDDYTTLMPVGDPPRTVLQAPKEWVCL; encoded by the exons ATGACTCCACCGCCGCCTCCGCCCCCACCCCCGGGCCCAGATCCCGCAGTAGACTCCGCCACAGACCCCTGCCCAGGGTCCCAGTCGCTGGTCGTTTTGTTCGGGGCCACGGCTGGTGCGCTGGGGCCGGACCTAGGCTCGGACGAGACCGACTTAATCCTCCTAGTCTGGCAAGTGGTGGAGCCGCGCAGCCGACAG GTGGGGACGCTACACAAGTCGCTAGTTCGCGCTGAGGCAGCTGCCCTGAGTCCACAGTGCCGCGAGGCGAGCGGCCTCAGCGCAGACAGCCTAGCGCGGGCGGAGTCCCTGGACAAGGTGCTGCAGCAG TTCTCACAGCTGGTGAGCAGGGATGTGGCTCTGCTGGGCGGGGGCCCCTGCGTGCTCTGCACTGATGGGCAGCAGCTGTTGCGACAGGTTCTGCACCCTGAGGCCTCCAGGAAG AACCTGGTGCTCCCAGAcaccttcttctccttctacgaCCTCCGCAGAGAGTTTCATATGCAGCATCCAAGCGCTTGCCCCGCCAGAGACCTCACAGTGGGAACCATGGCACAGG ACTTGGGACTAGAAACAGATGCAACAGAAGATGACTTTGGGGTCTGGGAGGTGAAGACCATGGTAGCTGTTATTCTCCACCTACTTGAAGGGCCCAATG GTCAGTTGTTTTCGAAGCCAGAGGTGGTAAAGCAGAAATATGAAACGGGGCCTTG CAGCAAGGCTGATGTGGTGGACAATGAGACTGTAGTACGGGCCCGTGGGTTGCCCTGGCAGTCATCAGACCAGGATGTGGCTCGATTCTTCAAAGGGCTCAACATTGCCAG GGGTGGTGTAGCGCTCTGTCTCAACGCCCAGGGCCGCAGAAATGGCGAGGCTCTCATCCGATTCGTGGACAGCGAGCAGCGGGACCTAGCGCTGCAGAGACACAAGCACCACATGGGTGTCCGCTATATTGAG GTATATAAAGCCACAGGGGAGGAATTCGTAAAGATCGCAGGGG GCACATCACTAGAGGTGGCCCGCTTCCTGTCCCAGGAAGACCAGGTGATCCTGAGGCTACGCGGACTCCCTTTTTCAGCCGGGCCAACAGATGTCCTAGGCTTCCTGGGGCCAGAGTGCCCAGTGACTGGGGGTGCTGATGGGCTACTCTTTGTGCGCCACCCTGATGGCAGGCCGACTGGAGATGCCTTTGCTCTCTTTGCCTGTGAGGAACAGGCACAGGCTGCTCTGCGCAGGCACAAAGGCATGCTGGGTAAGCGATACATCGAACTCTTCAGGAGCACTGCCGCTGAGGTTCAGCAG GTCCTAAACCGCTATGCAACCAGTCCACTCCTTCCCACACTGACTGCTCCACTGCTGCCCATTCCCTTTCCACTGGCAGGAGGGACCGGAAGGGACTGTGTACGCCTCCGAGGCCTGCCCTACACAGCCACCATTGAAGACATTTTGAGTTTTCTAGGAGAGGCAGCAGCTGACATTCGGCCTCACGGTGTGCATATGGTGCTCAACCAGCAG GGCCGGCCGTCTGGTGATGCCTTCATCCAGATGATGTCATCGGAGCGTGCTCTGGCGGCTGCCCAGCGTTGCCACAAGAAGGTGATGAAAGAACGCTACGTGGAAGTAGTCCCTTGTTCCACAGAGGAGATGAGTCGTGTGCTGATGGGGGGTTCCTTGAGCCGCAGCGGCATGTCCCCTCCACCCTGCAAACTGCCCT GCCTCTCACCACCTACCTACGCCACCTTCCAAGCCACCCCAGCCCTCATTCCCACAGAGACAACAGCACTGTATCCTTCATCTGCACTGCTTCCAGCTGCCAGGGTACCTGCTGTCCCTGCTCCTCTTGCCTACTACCCAGGGCCGGCCACTCAACTGTACATGAACTACACAGCCTACTACCCCAG CCCCCCAGTTTCTCCCACTACTGTGGGCTACCTCACCACACCTCCTACTGCCTTGGCCTCTACTCCCACTTCAATGTTGTCACAGCCAGGAGCCCTGGTCCGAATGCAGGGGGTCCCATATACGGCTGGTATGAAGGATCTCCTCAGTGTTTTCCAAGCCTACCAG CTGGCCCCTGATGACTACACCACTCTGATGCCTGTTGGTGACCCGCCTCGCACTGTGTTACAAGCCCCCAAGGAGTGGGTGTGTTTGTAG